The Haloplanus sp. CK5-1 genome contains a region encoding:
- a CDS encoding DUF7284 family protein — protein MTSTVLDGVLCLLLISGAVVTVTTATPREATGEGRAPDVSSTLATTTTSVNYTLEPTTGDGARVSVDRTAHGTLAELLARAAVGRITVDGRRLSHARDGLGAAVASAVRGAIQENHTRVTAVWRPYPGPSIKGHVAVGARPPPDVPVHAATMTVSSGFPTRRDETRDAARARGIEGVADVVAEGFVEGLFPPTRTRVAAGGARPVSAVIRHRYRQATERFGVGRSTRLASGGVDDTNERLAAAVSDRVARDLGATNASARAVSERVGLGRVRITVRTWP, from the coding sequence GTGACGAGCACCGTCCTCGACGGGGTGCTCTGTCTCCTTCTGATCAGCGGCGCAGTGGTGACGGTGACGACTGCGACGCCTCGGGAGGCGACCGGTGAGGGCCGCGCACCGGACGTGTCGTCGACGCTCGCGACGACGACGACGTCGGTAAACTACACGCTCGAACCGACCACAGGCGACGGGGCCCGCGTGTCGGTCGACCGGACTGCCCACGGGACGCTCGCGGAGCTCCTCGCACGCGCGGCGGTCGGCCGGATCACGGTGGACGGCCGGCGTCTGTCTCACGCCCGTGATGGACTCGGGGCGGCGGTAGCGAGTGCCGTCAGGGGGGCGATCCAAGAGAACCACACGCGGGTTACGGCCGTCTGGCGGCCGTATCCGGGACCGTCGATCAAGGGCCACGTTGCCGTGGGCGCGCGACCACCGCCAGACGTGCCGGTTCACGCGGCGACGATGACCGTTTCGAGCGGATTTCCCACCCGACGGGACGAGACACGGGACGCCGCCCGAGCGCGAGGCATCGAGGGGGTCGCCGACGTGGTAGCCGAGGGGTTCGTGGAGGGCCTGTTTCCGCCGACGCGGACCCGCGTCGCCGCCGGCGGGGCCCGCCCCGTCTCGGCCGTGATACGGCACCGATACCGACAGGCGACGGAACGCTTCGGTGTCGGCCGATCGACCCGGCTCGCGAGCGGCGGGGTCGACGACACCAACGAGCGTCTCGCCGCGGCCGTCTCCGATCGGGTGGCACGTGACCTCGGAGCGACGAACGCGTCGGCGCGAGCGGTGAGCGAGCGCGTCGGCCTCGGTCGCGTACGAATCACCGTGAGGACGTGGCCGTGA
- a CDS encoding DUF7285 family protein — MSRSSARGQVEPVAALVVLVAVCVAVSTYAAAVDGAIGEEERSVAPPTLDRVVDILASGGVAKPDRTDRARRAGPAGYRLNVTAAAAGQRWHTGPTPPEAVDTETATRRIGIQIGPARVRPGRVRVEVWA; from the coding sequence ATGTCACGCTCGTCGGCTAGGGGGCAGGTCGAACCAGTCGCCGCGCTCGTGGTGCTCGTGGCCGTGTGTGTGGCCGTCTCGACGTACGCTGCCGCCGTGGACGGAGCCATCGGCGAGGAGGAGCGATCGGTCGCGCCGCCGACGCTCGACCGGGTCGTCGACATCCTCGCTTCGGGCGGCGTCGCGAAGCCGGATCGAACGGACCGAGCACGGCGGGCGGGGCCGGCGGGCTACCGCCTGAACGTCACCGCCGCCGCGGCCGGTCAGCGGTGGCACACCGGTCCGACCCCACCCGAGGCTGTCGACACCGAGACGGCGACACGTCGGATCGGCATCCAAATCGGCCCGGCTCGGGTCCGCCCGGGTCGCGTCCGCGTGGAGGTGTGGGCGTGA
- a CDS encoding DUF7283 family protein: MFGVPVDAWYTWLGLSIASVALVGVAAALPTAPPPAAADVAGTVDRTAATAHPATAEHPLDARAIRVEPGGIGLRNDAGTTHATFAFGPVTPAAGIDSLTAVLRGAPPGSRFDSGDALCTAAGTARERNSRWRSAEGPLIVRHVVWEGCDVTLVG, translated from the coding sequence ATGTTCGGCGTTCCAGTCGATGCGTGGTACACGTGGCTCGGACTGTCCATCGCGAGTGTCGCGTTGGTGGGCGTCGCTGCGGCGCTCCCGACGGCCCCGCCGCCGGCCGCCGCCGACGTGGCCGGAACGGTCGACCGAACGGCGGCGACGGCACACCCCGCGACCGCCGAACACCCGCTCGACGCACGGGCGATCCGGGTCGAACCCGGGGGGATCGGACTCCGAAACGACGCCGGGACGACCCACGCGACGTTCGCGTTCGGTCCCGTGACCCCCGCCGCCGGGATCGATTCGCTGACAGCGGTCCTCCGCGGTGCGCCCCCGGGGAGTCGGTTCGACTCCGGCGATGCGCTCTGTACGGCCGCCGGGACGGCGCGGGAAAGGAACTCACGCTGGCGGTCGGCCGAGGGTCCGCTGATCGTCAGACACGTCGTCTGGGAGGGGTGTGATGTCACGCTCGTCGGCTAG
- a CDS encoding type II secretion system protein yields MTGTAVGRLAAAWPTGVDPDPAFERALAHLGWSADAETTERAARSVAVVVAVVAVGVGVGVATLGSGRIGLAILAAGTGVGVCVPTVVERGVRFLATLRRTRALGSAAALVGRAALRLRIDPATERAAVFAARTGSGVLARSLHRHVDRARGTPRSGFEAFVDEWGDQFPALERAVDRLDAAASAPATERDRHLDRAVAAALDGAREELATFATEIRGPVTGLYAFGVLLPLALVGVLPAARATGVRLSLPVVVALYDLALPLVVVVAGAWLLARRPVAFPPPRIGRDHPDTPDGWSRSVAAGVVAAAVGVVVVTHVVGGWAGPVAAVGLGPGVALVVHVHEARRVRERVIAVESELHDALYLVGRRVSAGEAVETAVDGVADRMSGATGDLLEEATERQHRLGVTVAEAFRGEHGVLGTLPSRRANEMAELFGLAATEGRPAGDALVATAEHAEELRRIERDARRELAQVTGTLSNTAAVFGPLVGGATVALSARVGRTETAGFGAGALPTGELGVAVGAYVLWLAVALTVLSTGLTRGLDRTHLGHRIGVALCLATCCYFSAYVGAGLFL; encoded by the coding sequence ATGACCGGGACTGCAGTCGGGCGACTGGCTGCCGCGTGGCCGACAGGCGTGGACCCCGACCCGGCGTTCGAGCGGGCGCTCGCACATCTCGGCTGGAGCGCCGACGCCGAGACGACCGAGCGTGCGGCCCGGAGTGTGGCCGTCGTCGTGGCCGTCGTCGCAGTCGGTGTCGGGGTGGGCGTGGCTACACTCGGGTCGGGGCGAATCGGACTCGCCATCCTGGCCGCCGGGACGGGCGTCGGCGTCTGCGTCCCGACCGTCGTGGAACGAGGCGTTCGGTTCCTGGCGACGCTGCGTCGGACACGCGCGCTGGGGTCGGCCGCCGCGCTCGTCGGACGGGCCGCGCTCCGTCTGCGGATCGACCCTGCGACCGAGCGCGCGGCCGTCTTCGCCGCCCGGACGGGGAGCGGGGTGCTAGCTCGAAGCCTCCACCGCCACGTCGACCGCGCCCGCGGGACGCCACGGAGTGGCTTCGAGGCGTTCGTCGACGAGTGGGGAGATCAGTTCCCGGCGCTCGAACGCGCCGTCGACCGGCTCGACGCCGCGGCGTCAGCACCGGCCACGGAGCGCGACCGACACCTCGACCGGGCAGTAGCGGCGGCGCTCGACGGCGCGCGAGAGGAGTTGGCGACGTTCGCGACCGAGATCAGGGGGCCGGTGACGGGGTTGTACGCCTTCGGCGTTCTCCTACCGCTAGCGCTCGTCGGCGTCCTCCCGGCGGCCCGGGCGACCGGCGTTCGGCTCTCACTACCGGTCGTCGTCGCACTCTACGACCTCGCGCTCCCGCTCGTGGTGGTCGTGGCCGGGGCGTGGCTCCTCGCTCGCCGGCCAGTCGCGTTCCCGCCGCCCCGGATCGGCCGGGATCACCCCGACACGCCCGACGGATGGTCCCGTTCGGTGGCCGCCGGCGTCGTCGCGGCAGCGGTCGGCGTCGTCGTCGTGACGCACGTGGTCGGGGGGTGGGCCGGGCCGGTCGCCGCCGTCGGTCTCGGACCGGGTGTCGCGCTCGTGGTCCACGTCCACGAAGCCAGACGCGTCCGCGAGCGTGTCATCGCGGTCGAGTCGGAACTCCACGACGCGCTCTATCTCGTCGGACGGCGCGTGTCTGCCGGGGAAGCCGTCGAGACGGCGGTCGACGGAGTGGCCGATCGGATGTCGGGCGCGACGGGCGACCTCCTCGAAGAGGCGACGGAGCGACAGCACCGACTCGGTGTCACCGTGGCCGAGGCGTTCCGCGGCGAGCACGGGGTACTCGGTACGCTCCCGAGCCGACGGGCCAACGAGATGGCCGAACTGTTCGGCCTCGCGGCGACCGAGGGCCGGCCCGCCGGCGACGCGCTGGTCGCGACGGCGGAACACGCCGAGGAACTGCGGCGGATCGAACGCGACGCACGGCGCGAACTGGCACAGGTCACGGGAACACTGTCGAACACTGCGGCCGTCTTCGGACCGCTCGTCGGTGGCGCGACGGTCGCCCTGTCCGCGCGGGTCGGGCGAACCGAAACCGCCGGGTTCGGGGCGGGAGCGCTTCCGACGGGAGAACTCGGCGTCGCCGTCGGAGCGTACGTCCTCTGGCTCGCGGTGGCGCTCACCGTGCTCTCGACGGGGCTGACCCGCGGGCTCGACCGGACGCATCTCGGGCACCGCATCGGGGTCGCGCTGTGTCTCGCGACCTGCTGTTACTTCTCGGCGTACGTCGGCGCGGGCCTGTTCCTGTAG
- a CDS encoding ATPase, T2SS/T4P/T4SS family, with translation MRLLDRFRDDESGNMCRCEPSFRSPPGADPDRGIALVVDADGCSGGGDLAAAPDCRATVIDALSNREVDAVRVRHAGRERVYDDGAVGLLVAAGRFVARVAVHDGVLAERARSDPLGAARAATGRAGPVADVAATTGLAAGADRVDGGYERALPATVGPTMSNARLSDRPPSEATLLDRRELDTGATVRRYRTEAGGYYLLDPLETRLGDGGLRALAEAYEQLAEGPTTDDDRPIARAVRAVGDVDPAEVSVEAVERVLRKQTHGHGVLEDLFTDPLVSEVLVTAPVSDNPVRVVVGGDRVPTNVHLTREGATALASRFRRESGRSFSRANPTLDATTETLAGDRVRVAGTTDPASEGHGFVFRTHGTTAWTLAALVENGTLPADAAALCSLAVERAAAGLIAGPRGAGKTTLLSALLWELPPTTRTVVVEDTPELPATELQEAGRDVQPVRIESGDGPSLSAEEALRTALRLGEGALVVGEVRGEEAMTLYEAMRVGAAGSAVLGTIHGDGSDAVFERVVTDLGVPASSFAATDLLVTLAAGESRRVDTIEEVRHTGEGVAFESLFVAGDGGTEPTGVVERGNSHLVASLTRPGESYADVLDELDERESLLADLAATERTSPTEVDTVHRRRMAK, from the coding sequence ATGAGGCTACTGGACCGATTCCGGGACGACGAGTCGGGCAACATGTGTCGGTGCGAGCCGTCGTTTCGGTCGCCACCGGGAGCCGATCCGGACCGGGGCATCGCGCTCGTCGTCGACGCCGACGGCTGCTCCGGGGGCGGTGACCTCGCGGCCGCTCCCGACTGTCGTGCGACGGTGATCGATGCGCTCTCGAACCGCGAGGTCGACGCGGTCCGCGTCCGACACGCGGGGCGAGAACGCGTCTACGACGACGGAGCGGTGGGGTTACTCGTCGCGGCCGGTCGCTTCGTCGCTCGTGTCGCCGTCCACGACGGGGTCCTCGCGGAGCGGGCGCGCAGCGATCCGCTCGGAGCCGCCCGCGCCGCGACCGGGCGCGCCGGACCGGTGGCAGACGTGGCGGCGACGACGGGGCTGGCCGCGGGTGCCGACCGGGTCGACGGCGGCTACGAACGGGCGCTTCCCGCGACCGTCGGACCGACGATGTCGAACGCGAGACTGTCGGACCGGCCGCCGAGCGAGGCGACACTGCTCGACCGTCGGGAGCTCGACACCGGCGCGACGGTACGTCGGTACCGGACCGAAGCGGGGGGATACTACTTGCTCGATCCGCTCGAAACGCGGCTCGGCGACGGGGGACTCCGCGCTCTGGCGGAGGCGTACGAGCAGTTGGCCGAGGGCCCGACGACGGACGACGACCGGCCGATCGCACGGGCCGTCCGAGCGGTTGGTGACGTGGACCCTGCCGAAGTGTCGGTCGAGGCCGTCGAGCGAGTCCTCCGAAAACAGACGCACGGGCACGGCGTCCTCGAGGATCTGTTCACCGACCCGTTGGTGTCGGAGGTGCTCGTGACCGCACCCGTGAGCGACAACCCCGTCCGAGTCGTCGTTGGGGGCGACAGAGTACCGACGAACGTCCACCTGACACGCGAGGGGGCCACAGCGCTCGCCTCCCGCTTCCGCAGGGAGAGTGGCCGGTCCTTCTCACGGGCGAACCCTACGCTCGACGCGACGACGGAGACGCTCGCCGGCGACCGAGTCCGCGTCGCGGGGACCACCGATCCGGCGAGCGAGGGCCACGGTTTCGTCTTCCGAACGCACGGGACGACGGCGTGGACGCTCGCCGCCCTCGTGGAGAACGGGACGCTCCCGGCCGACGCCGCCGCGCTCTGTTCGCTCGCCGTCGAGCGCGCCGCTGCGGGGTTGATCGCCGGGCCACGGGGTGCCGGCAAGACCACGCTGCTCTCCGCGCTCCTCTGGGAACTCCCGCCGACGACGCGGACCGTCGTCGTCGAGGACACGCCCGAACTCCCGGCGACCGAACTGCAGGAGGCCGGCCGGGACGTCCAACCGGTTCGGATAGAGAGCGGCGACGGGCCGTCGCTATCCGCCGAGGAAGCGCTACGGACCGCGCTCCGACTCGGCGAGGGTGCGCTGGTCGTCGGCGAGGTCAGGGGTGAAGAGGCGATGACGCTGTACGAGGCGATGCGGGTGGGCGCGGCGGGGAGCGCCGTCCTCGGGACGATCCACGGCGACGGGTCCGATGCCGTGTTCGAGCGCGTCGTGACCGACCTCGGCGTGCCGGCGTCGTCGTTCGCCGCGACCGACCTGCTCGTCACACTCGCGGCGGGCGAGAGCCGACGTGTGGACACCATCGAAGAAGTGCGCCACACCGGGGAGGGCGTCGCGTTCGAGTCGCTGTTCGTAGCCGGGGACGGGGGAACCGAGCCGACAGGGGTCGTCGAGCGCGGAAACAGTCATCTCGTGGCGTCACTGACCCGACCGGGGGAGTCGTACGCGGACGTGCTCGACGAACTCGACGAGCGCGAATCACTCTTGGCCGACCTCGCGGCGACGGAGCGGACGTCACCGACCGAGGTGGATACGGTACACCGCAGGCGGATGGCGAAATGA
- a CDS encoding DUF7311 family protein — protein sequence MIRVVLAVVLTVVLLAAATPAIEEGKAARTAIHLDGTTDRLDRAARSLLAHEDPTRPSVAGARRIVTLRLPARSWTASEATLRIDGTADLLAYRVGDGRPRRTTLRGVDLRTPDGPISLRTPGRHRLVLSLVRDDGVRVVVRRD from the coding sequence GTGATCCGCGTCGTCCTCGCCGTCGTTCTGACCGTCGTGTTGCTGGCGGCCGCGACGCCGGCGATCGAGGAGGGAAAGGCGGCGCGGACGGCAATCCACCTCGACGGGACAACCGATCGACTCGACCGGGCAGCGCGGTCGTTGCTCGCCCACGAGGACCCGACCCGACCGTCGGTGGCTGGCGCACGACGGATCGTCACCCTGCGGCTTCCGGCCCGCTCGTGGACGGCCAGCGAGGCGACACTACGGATCGACGGGACGGCGGATCTACTCGCCTATCGGGTTGGAGACGGTCGACCCCGGCGGACGACCCTTCGGGGCGTCGACCTGCGGACGCCGGACGGCCCGATCAGCCTGCGGACACCGGGTCGACACCGGCTCGTCCTCTCGCTCGTTCGCGACGACGGGGTCAGGGTGGTCGTCCGGCGTGACTGA
- a CDS encoding DUF7310 family coiled-coil domain-containing protein encodes MDDRLDDRIDAVERAISDGHAVDGLPDTARMEQRLDDIETNVEELDDRLADLEAAVQALRGFAGGVRAVDEEVERRANAAVARVERLEADLHEAPDHGDDRAQRDVDGPRHTAETTVDDDTGREDGVEWHDDGEPDRATEGASGGVGAGTDGWRGGSDADGTGSTERSGTSRRTDATLAETAATAAAAVDRPDIEDSETRHEYVDEDESGALSLADRIRRLL; translated from the coding sequence ATGGACGACCGACTGGACGACCGGATCGACGCGGTAGAGCGGGCGATCAGCGACGGACACGCCGTGGACGGACTGCCCGACACCGCCCGAATGGAGCAACGACTGGACGACATCGAAACGAACGTCGAGGAACTCGACGACCGACTGGCCGATCTGGAGGCGGCGGTGCAGGCCCTCCGGGGGTTCGCCGGCGGCGTGCGAGCGGTCGACGAGGAAGTCGAACGTCGGGCGAACGCCGCCGTGGCACGGGTCGAGCGCCTCGAAGCGGACCTACACGAGGCACCCGACCACGGCGACGACCGGGCGCAACGCGACGTGGACGGTCCGAGACACACCGCCGAGACGACAGTCGACGACGACACGGGGCGGGAAGACGGAGTGGAGTGGCACGACGACGGCGAACCGGACCGCGCGACCGAGGGAGCGTCCGGTGGTGTCGGGGCGGGAACGGACGGTTGGCGGGGCGGAAGCGACGCGGACGGTACGGGGTCGACGGAGCGGTCGGGGACGTCGAGACGAACGGACGCGACGCTCGCGGAGACGGCCGCAACCGCCGCAGCGGCCGTCGACCGTCCCGACATCGAGGACAGCGAGACCAGGCACGAGTACGTGGACGAGGACGAGAGCGGGGCCTTATCGCTGGCCGACCGCATCCGACGACTGTTGTGA
- a CDS encoding tubulin/FtsZ family protein, protein MKSVLIGVGQAGGKVVGALSDFDARNGFGAVVGSLAVNSARSDLQSLPLETVLIGGAEVNGHGVGGDNELGTKVMRDDVQEVLSAIDGRMTARAEAMFVVAGLGGGTGSGGAPYLVKKLQRVYDVPVYGLGVLPGRDEGALYQVNAGRSLKTLTREADATILVDNDTWRSAGESLESGYEAINERIARRVGLLLAAGEAVGGVGESVVDSSEVINTLRGGVATLGYASADAAPDAGGNVNVVTSTTRRAVRSGLGLPDTTSAERGLLVVAGRPRAVSRKGVEKARSWLETELDTMEVRGGDFPLDDDRLASLVLLGGVVDSDRLDGFLERARRAAEDGVAEDENETLADDRIDGLL, encoded by the coding sequence ATGAAGTCCGTCCTGATTGGTGTCGGACAGGCAGGCGGCAAAGTCGTCGGCGCCCTGTCCGATTTCGACGCGCGGAACGGTTTCGGTGCGGTCGTCGGATCGCTCGCGGTCAACAGTGCCCGGTCGGACCTCCAGTCCCTCCCGCTGGAGACGGTCCTCATCGGCGGGGCAGAAGTGAACGGTCACGGCGTCGGCGGCGACAACGAACTCGGCACGAAGGTGATGCGCGACGACGTCCAAGAGGTGTTGAGCGCTATCGACGGCCGGATGACGGCCCGCGCCGAGGCGATGTTCGTCGTCGCCGGCTTGGGCGGTGGCACCGGAAGCGGCGGCGCGCCGTACCTCGTGAAGAAACTGCAACGCGTCTACGACGTCCCAGTCTACGGCCTGGGCGTCCTCCCCGGGCGCGACGAGGGCGCGCTGTACCAGGTGAACGCCGGGCGATCACTGAAGACGCTCACCCGGGAGGCGGACGCGACGATACTGGTCGACAACGACACCTGGCGGTCGGCGGGCGAGAGCCTCGAATCCGGCTACGAGGCGATCAACGAGCGTATCGCTCGGCGCGTCGGACTCCTCCTCGCCGCGGGCGAAGCCGTCGGCGGCGTCGGCGAATCGGTCGTCGACAGTTCGGAGGTCATCAACACGCTCCGTGGCGGCGTTGCGACCCTCGGCTACGCGTCGGCCGACGCCGCGCCCGACGCGGGTGGGAACGTCAACGTCGTCACGAGCACGACCCGCCGGGCCGTTCGGTCGGGACTCGGTCTGCCGGACACGACGAGCGCGGAGCGGGGACTACTCGTCGTCGCTGGCCGTCCCCGAGCGGTCTCACGGAAGGGCGTCGAGAAGGCCCGGTCGTGGCTGGAGACGGAACTCGACACGATGGAGGTCCGCGGCGGCGACTTCCCCCTCGACGACGACCGGTTGGCGTCGCTCGTCCTCCTCGGTGGTGTCGTGGACTCCGACCGTCTCGACGGCTTCCTCGAACGGGCGCGGCGGGCAGCCGAAGACGGTGTGGCGGAGGACGAAAACGAGACGCTCGCCGACGACCGGATCGACGGCCTGCTGTAG
- a CDS encoding alkaline phosphatase family protein, which translates to MGLFDRLRGGDHPRVAFVGIDGVPHSLLADHPEEFPNFAALADEGSAGAIDSIVPPESSACWPALTTGVNPGETGVYGFQDRESGTYDTYVPMGQDVQAQRLWDRLEGTDRTATVMNVPVTFPPQRSVQRMVSGFLSPGVDKAARPDELRDYLQSIDYAIDVNAKLGHKADKSAFVEDAHETIDTRFEAFSEYLDRDDWDLFFGVFMTTDRVNHFLFKDYERDGPNKEAFMEFYRKVDDYIGKIRDRLDDDVTLVVASDHGFTSLDHEVHFNAWLQEEGWLSFEDDDHDDLTDIAEESRAYSLIPGRFYINLEGREPRGSVPQDEYEATRDELKAALEALEGPDGRAVCERVVEKEDAFRGAHDDIAPDLVAIPNHGFDLKSGFKGHDEVFDVGPRNGMHSFDNATLFVDDPSVSVTDADLFDIGPTILDLMDVEYGRAEFDGGSLVTSK; encoded by the coding sequence ATGGGTCTGTTCGATCGGTTGCGCGGCGGGGATCATCCGCGCGTCGCATTCGTTGGCATCGACGGGGTGCCACACAGTCTCCTCGCGGATCATCCCGAGGAGTTTCCGAACTTCGCGGCACTCGCCGACGAGGGGTCGGCGGGCGCCATCGACAGCATCGTTCCCCCGGAATCGAGCGCCTGTTGGCCGGCACTGACGACGGGGGTCAACCCCGGTGAGACGGGCGTGTACGGCTTCCAGGACCGCGAATCCGGCACGTACGACACGTACGTACCGATGGGACAAGACGTGCAAGCACAACGGCTGTGGGATCGGTTGGAAGGGACCGACCGCACCGCGACAGTGATGAACGTTCCCGTCACTTTCCCGCCCCAGCGGAGCGTCCAGCGGATGGTCTCCGGCTTCCTCTCGCCGGGGGTCGACAAGGCGGCTCGTCCGGACGAACTCCGAGACTACCTCCAATCGATCGACTACGCCATCGACGTGAACGCCAAACTCGGTCACAAGGCGGACAAAAGCGCGTTCGTCGAGGACGCCCACGAGACGATCGACACGCGGTTCGAGGCGTTCAGCGAGTATCTCGACCGCGACGACTGGGACCTCTTTTTCGGCGTCTTCATGACGACTGACCGCGTGAACCACTTCCTGTTCAAGGACTACGAGCGCGATGGGCCGAACAAGGAGGCCTTCATGGAGTTCTACCGCAAGGTCGACGACTACATCGGGAAGATCCGCGACCGCCTCGACGACGACGTGACCCTGGTCGTCGCCAGCGACCACGGCTTCACGTCGCTGGATCACGAGGTCCACTTCAACGCGTGGCTGCAAGAGGAGGGGTGGCTCTCTTTCGAGGACGACGACCACGACGACCTCACGGACATCGCCGAGGAGTCGCGGGCCTACTCGCTCATCCCGGGACGGTTCTACATCAACCTCGAGGGTCGCGAGCCGCGCGGGTCGGTGCCCCAAGACGAGTACGAGGCGACCCGCGACGAACTGAAGGCGGCGCTCGAAGCGCTCGAAGGGCCGGACGGTCGGGCGGTCTGCGAGCGCGTCGTCGAGAAGGAGGACGCGTTCCGGGGCGCACACGACGACATCGCGCCGGATCTGGTCGCCATCCCCAACCACGGGTTCGACCTCAAGTCGGGGTTCAAGGGTCACGACGAGGTGTTCGACGTCGGCCCCCGAAACGGGATGCACAGTTTCGACAACGCGACGCTGTTCGTCGACGATCCATCGGTGAGCGTCACCGACGCGGACCTGTTCGACATCGGCCCGACTATCCTCGACCTGATGGACGTGGAGTACGGTCGAGCCGAGTTCGACGGCGGCAGCCTCGTCACGTCCAAGTAG
- a CDS encoding DUF7123 family protein, producing MSTTAATDDLNEKQRRILRYLREHAGTKTYFKSRLIAAELGMTAKEVGANMTAIRTGEFDVAVEKWGYSSGTTWKVEN from the coding sequence ATGAGCACGACCGCCGCCACCGACGACCTGAACGAGAAACAGCGTCGGATCCTGCGATACCTCCGTGAACACGCCGGCACGAAGACCTACTTCAAATCGCGGCTCATCGCCGCCGAACTCGGCATGACCGCCAAGGAGGTCGGGGCGAACATGACCGCCATCCGAACCGGCGAGTTCGACGTGGCCGTCGAGAAGTGGGGCTACTCCTCCGGCACGACCTGGAAGGTCGAGAATTAA
- a CDS encoding MarR family transcriptional regulator: MPDGDRGVDGEKRATLRRFAALGAATPLAGLGSTSARAAESDSDARDAILGYVNATPGAHFSKLRDDLKLGTGETQHHLRRLLDEEPAGETSSDRRSDGSALASRRDGDYRRFFVAGRFSAFEQTALGYLRRETPRGMILTLLRHPDATGTAVADALDVSRATVSTYASQLDEAGLLDRSDGYAVARPETIITLLVRYADSFDAETRAFADDAAAFVRYDP; the protein is encoded by the coding sequence ATGCCGGACGGGGATCGGGGAGTCGACGGGGAGAAACGAGCGACGCTTCGTCGGTTCGCCGCACTCGGAGCGGCGACGCCGCTGGCCGGACTCGGGAGTACGTCCGCACGGGCGGCCGAGTCCGACAGCGACGCCCGCGACGCCATCCTCGGCTACGTGAACGCGACGCCGGGCGCACACTTCTCGAAACTGCGCGACGACCTGAAACTCGGCACGGGGGAGACCCAACACCACCTGCGTCGCCTCCTTGACGAGGAGCCCGCAGGCGAGACGTCGTCGGATCGTCGATCCGACGGAAGCGCGTTGGCATCCCGTCGCGACGGCGACTACCGCCGGTTTTTCGTCGCCGGTCGGTTTTCGGCGTTCGAGCAGACGGCGCTCGGCTACCTGCGTCGCGAGACGCCTCGTGGCATGATCCTGACGCTGCTTCGCCACCCCGACGCGACCGGAACCGCGGTGGCGGACGCCCTCGACGTCTCGCGGGCGACCGTGAGCACGTACGCCAGCCAACTCGACGAGGCGGGGCTCTTGGACCGCTCGGACGGCTACGCCGTCGCGCGGCCCGAGACGATCATCACGCTGTTGGTGCGGTACGCCGACTCCTTCGACGCGGAGACGCGGGCCTTCGCCGACGACGCGGCGGCGTTCGTCAGGTACGACCCTTAA